The following proteins are encoded in a genomic region of Rubrobacter xylanophilus DSM 9941:
- the iolB gene encoding 5-deoxy-glucuronate isomerase: MSELLVRSAPLPDAGGSVLKVTPESAGWEYVGFEVLRLPAGESTERRAEGAEVCLVALSGSCAVSSGRRGWEIGGRKSPFDGLPHALYLPPGAPFRIEAISGLELALCTAPAGEGADPLEVRPGDIEVESRGSGSMEREIRPILMEDRPAERLLVVEVITPQGHWSSYPPHKHDQDDPPRERYLEETYYHRVSPERGFALQRVYTGDGGLDETFAVRDGDVALVPRGYHVVSAPPGYDLYYLNVMAGPVREWRIRNDPDHEWLLG; encoded by the coding sequence TTGTCCGAGCTGCTGGTGAGGAGCGCCCCCCTCCCGGACGCCGGGGGGAGCGTCCTCAAGGTGACGCCCGAGTCCGCCGGGTGGGAGTACGTGGGCTTCGAGGTGCTGCGCCTCCCGGCGGGCGAGAGCACGGAGCGCCGCGCGGAGGGCGCGGAGGTGTGCCTGGTCGCGCTCTCCGGGTCTTGCGCCGTCTCCTCCGGGAGGCGCGGCTGGGAGATCGGGGGCCGGAAGAGCCCCTTCGACGGCCTCCCTCACGCCCTCTACCTGCCGCCCGGCGCGCCCTTCCGGATAGAGGCGATCTCCGGGCTCGAGCTCGCCCTCTGCACCGCCCCCGCCGGCGAGGGGGCCGACCCGCTCGAGGTGCGGCCCGGGGACATCGAGGTGGAGTCCCGGGGCAGCGGCAGCATGGAGCGTGAGATACGCCCCATCCTCATGGAGGACCGGCCGGCCGAGCGGCTGCTGGTGGTGGAGGTCATCACCCCGCAGGGCCACTGGTCGAGCTACCCGCCCCACAAGCACGACCAGGACGACCCGCCCCGCGAGCGCTACCTGGAGGAGACCTACTACCACAGGGTGAGCCCCGAACGGGGCTTCGCCCTCCAGCGCGTGTACACCGGCGACGGGGGGCTCGACGAGACCTTCGCCGTGCGGGACGGCGACGTGGCGCTGGTGCCCCGCGGCTACCACGTGGTCTCCGCGCCCCCCGGCTACGACCTTTACTACCTGAACGTCATGGCCGGGCCGGTGCGCGAGTGGAGGATAAGGAACGACCCGGACCACGAGTGGCTTCTGGGCTGA
- the iolD gene encoding 3D-(3,5/4)-trihydroxycyclohexane-1,2-dione acylhydrolase (decyclizing) → MGTVRLTAAQALVRFLCAQHVERDGNEQRFFAGCFGIFGHGNVAGVGQALQQYADDLTYYQARNEQAMVHTAAAYARHKNRLQTLACTSSIGPGATNMVTGAALATINRLPVLLLPGDIFASHRPDPVLQQLEAPHDGKLSVNDCFRPVSRYWDRIERPEQVVPAAMQAMRVLTSQAETGAVTLAFPQDVQAEACDYPEGFFRKRVWHIPRPLPERELLERAAAMIRGSQRPMIVSGGGTIYSEATDALRRLAEQTGIPVGETQAGKGSLPYDHPCALGAVGATGTFAANRVAAEADLVIGVGTRYTDFTTASKTAFRNPEVRFVNINVADFDAHKHAGLALVGDARATLEALSGLLAGYEVAPEYRERSERLNREWDREVERLYALNRGPLPAQSEVIGAVNAAAGPRDVVVCAAGSMPGELHKLWRARDPKQYHVEYGYSCMGYEIAGGLGVKMADPSREVYVMVGDGSYLMMSSEIITSIQEGRKLTIVLVDNAGFASIGSLSRSVGSDGFGTHYRYRKDGSLGLDSEKAPGEVLPVDLAKNAEGYGAHVMSARTIPELEEALQEARRLERTVVIHVPVDRYAGVPDYGAFWDVPVAEVSEMEPVRAAREQYDKNRRMERWYL, encoded by the coding sequence GTGGGCACGGTGCGTCTGACGGCCGCGCAGGCTCTGGTGCGTTTTCTTTGCGCCCAGCACGTCGAGCGCGACGGCAACGAGCAGCGCTTCTTCGCCGGCTGCTTCGGGATCTTCGGTCACGGCAACGTCGCGGGCGTGGGGCAGGCGCTGCAGCAGTACGCGGACGACCTCACCTACTACCAGGCCCGCAACGAGCAGGCGATGGTCCACACCGCCGCAGCCTACGCCCGCCACAAGAACCGCCTGCAGACGCTCGCCTGCACCTCCTCCATCGGCCCCGGCGCGACCAACATGGTGACCGGCGCGGCCCTCGCCACGATAAACCGCCTCCCCGTGCTGCTCCTGCCGGGCGACATCTTCGCCTCGCACCGGCCCGACCCGGTGCTGCAGCAGCTCGAGGCGCCCCACGACGGGAAGCTCTCGGTCAACGACTGCTTCCGCCCCGTCTCCCGCTACTGGGACAGGATAGAGCGGCCGGAGCAGGTGGTCCCGGCGGCCATGCAGGCCATGCGGGTGCTCACCAGCCAGGCGGAGACCGGGGCGGTCACCCTGGCGTTCCCCCAGGACGTGCAGGCCGAGGCCTGCGACTACCCGGAGGGGTTCTTCAGGAAGCGGGTGTGGCACATACCGCGCCCGCTGCCGGAGAGGGAGCTGCTGGAGCGGGCGGCCGCCATGATCCGCGGGTCGCAGCGGCCCATGATCGTCTCGGGCGGCGGCACGATCTACTCGGAGGCCACCGACGCCCTGCGCCGCCTCGCCGAGCAGACCGGCATCCCGGTGGGCGAGACGCAGGCGGGCAAGGGCTCGCTCCCCTACGACCACCCGTGCGCCCTCGGGGCCGTGGGCGCGACCGGCACCTTCGCCGCGAACCGGGTGGCGGCCGAGGCCGACCTCGTCATCGGGGTCGGCACCCGCTACACGGACTTCACCACCGCCTCCAAGACCGCCTTCAGGAACCCGGAGGTGAGGTTCGTGAACATAAACGTCGCGGACTTCGACGCCCACAAGCACGCCGGGCTCGCGCTGGTGGGCGACGCCCGCGCCACCCTCGAGGCCCTCTCCGGTCTGCTGGCCGGCTACGAGGTCGCGCCCGAGTACCGGGAGCGCAGCGAGCGCCTGAACCGGGAGTGGGACCGGGAGGTGGAGCGGCTCTACGCCCTCAACCGGGGGCCGCTCCCCGCGCAGAGCGAGGTCATCGGGGCGGTCAACGCAGCCGCCGGGCCCCGCGACGTGGTGGTGTGCGCGGCGGGCTCCATGCCCGGGGAGCTGCACAAGCTCTGGCGCGCCCGCGACCCCAAGCAGTACCACGTGGAGTACGGCTACTCCTGCATGGGGTACGAGATCGCGGGCGGCCTCGGGGTGAAGATGGCCGACCCCTCCCGGGAGGTCTACGTGATGGTCGGCGACGGCTCCTACCTGATGATGAGTTCCGAGATCATCACCTCCATCCAGGAGGGCCGCAAGCTCACCATCGTGCTGGTGGACAACGCGGGCTTCGCCTCCATCGGCTCCCTCTCCCGCTCGGTGGGCTCGGACGGCTTCGGCACCCACTACCGCTACCGGAAGGACGGCTCCCTCGGGCTGGACTCGGAGAAGGCCCCGGGAGAGGTGCTGCCGGTGGACCTGGCGAAGAACGCCGAGGGCTACGGGGCGCACGTGATGAGCGCCCGCACCATCCCGGAGCTGGAAGAGGCCCTGCAGGAGGCCCGGCGCCTGGAGCGGACGGTCGTGATCCACGTCCCCGTGGACCGCTACGCGGGGGTGCCGGACTACGGGGCCTTCTGGGATGTGCCGGTCGCCGAGGTCTCGGAGATGGAGCCCGTACGCGCGGCCCGCGAGCAGTACGATAAGAACCGCCGCATGGAGCGGTGGTACCTCTAG
- a CDS encoding ATP-binding cassette domain-containing protein, which translates to METTTPVIELRDVSKYFGSVIALEGISMDVKAGEVMCLLGDNGAGKSTLIKIVSGVHQPDRGALLVEGEEVSFDSPRDAIDRGIATVYQDLAMIPLMGLSRNFFLGREPTKGVGPFRRFDVKFADRVTREELDKIGIQVRDTSQPVATLSGGERQSVAIARAVYFGAKVLILDEPTSALGVKQASIVLRYIARAREQGIAVVFISHNVHHAYAIGDRFTVLNHGRSEGTFEKDAITMPELERLMAGGAELEKLEAELSGGGE; encoded by the coding sequence ATGGAGACGACAACACCGGTCATCGAGCTGCGCGACGTCTCGAAGTACTTCGGGTCGGTCATCGCGCTGGAGGGCATCTCGATGGACGTGAAGGCGGGCGAGGTGATGTGCCTGCTCGGGGACAACGGGGCGGGGAAGTCCACCCTTATAAAGATAGTCTCCGGCGTCCACCAGCCCGACAGGGGCGCCCTCCTGGTCGAGGGCGAGGAGGTCAGCTTCGACTCGCCGCGCGACGCCATAGACCGCGGGATCGCCACCGTCTACCAGGATTTGGCCATGATCCCGCTGATGGGCCTCTCGCGCAACTTCTTCCTCGGGCGCGAGCCAACCAAAGGCGTGGGGCCCTTCAGGCGCTTCGACGTGAAGTTCGCCGACCGGGTGACGCGCGAGGAACTGGACAAGATCGGCATCCAGGTCCGCGACACCTCGCAGCCGGTGGCGACGCTCTCGGGCGGCGAGCGCCAGTCGGTGGCGATAGCCCGCGCCGTCTACTTCGGGGCGAAGGTCCTGATCCTGGACGAGCCCACGAGCGCCCTGGGCGTAAAGCAGGCCTCTATCGTGCTGCGCTACATCGCCCGCGCCCGCGAGCAGGGCATCGCCGTGGTCTTTATCAGCCACAACGTCCACCACGCCTACGCCATCGGCGACCGGTTTACGGTCCTCAACCACGGGCGCAGCGAGGGCACCTTCGAGAAGGACGCCATCACCATGCCGGAGCTGGAGCGCCTCATGGCCGGCGGCGCGGAGCTGGAGAAGCTGGAGGCCGAGCTCTCGGGGGGCGGCGAGTGA
- a CDS encoding ABC transporter permease, giving the protein MAQATVGERVREVGFLRRQLTRPELAAIAGAILVFAFFAITAGDQGFLTFGGTISYLQVAAQLGIVAVPVAMLMIAGEFDLSVGSMVGAAGIIIAITVTQYGWPLFAGVLLACAVALLVGFFNGYLVIKTGLPSFIVTLAMLFALRGLTIGFSRLITGRTQIGGLSDATQGDVLFPIFAGEIAGIPVSVFWWIGLAILGTWVLQRTAFGNWIFGSGGDPVAARNVGVPVNRVKIILFMCTALSAALLATIQVMDAGSADVLRGELLELQAIAASVIGGVLLTGGYGSVVGAVFGALIFGMVQQGIFFTGVNTDWFLVFVGVMLLVAVLFNNVIRNRASKG; this is encoded by the coding sequence ATGGCGCAAGCTACAGTAGGCGAGCGCGTGCGGGAGGTGGGGTTCCTGCGCAGGCAGCTCACCCGCCCGGAGCTCGCCGCGATCGCCGGCGCTATACTGGTCTTCGCGTTCTTCGCGATCACGGCGGGGGACCAGGGGTTCCTGACCTTCGGCGGCACGATCAGCTACCTGCAGGTCGCCGCGCAGCTCGGGATCGTCGCGGTGCCGGTGGCGATGCTGATGATCGCCGGGGAGTTTGACCTCTCCGTGGGCTCGATGGTAGGGGCGGCGGGGATCATCATCGCCATCACCGTTACGCAGTACGGCTGGCCGCTGTTTGCCGGGGTGCTCCTGGCGTGCGCGGTGGCGCTCCTCGTCGGGTTTTTCAACGGCTACCTGGTGATAAAGACCGGGCTGCCGTCGTTTATCGTGACGCTCGCGATGCTCTTCGCGCTCAGGGGTCTCACCATCGGGTTCTCGCGCCTGATCACGGGCCGCACACAGATCGGCGGCCTCAGCGACGCCACCCAGGGAGACGTCCTCTTCCCCATCTTCGCCGGTGAGATAGCCGGGATACCCGTCTCGGTCTTCTGGTGGATCGGACTCGCCATACTCGGCACTTGGGTGCTGCAGCGGACGGCGTTCGGGAACTGGATCTTCGGGAGCGGCGGGGACCCGGTCGCCGCGCGCAACGTCGGGGTGCCGGTGAACCGCGTGAAGATCATACTCTTTATGTGCACCGCGCTCTCGGCGGCCCTCCTGGCGACGATCCAGGTGATGGACGCGGGCTCGGCGGACGTGCTGCGCGGCGAGCTGCTGGAGCTTCAGGCGATAGCCGCCTCGGTCATCGGCGGGGTCCTCCTCACCGGCGGCTACGGCTCGGTCGTCGGGGCTGTCTTCGGGGCGCTCATCTTCGGGATGGTGCAGCAGGGCATCTTCTTCACCGGGGTCAACACCGACTGGTTCCTGGTCTTCGTCGGGGTGATGCTCCTCGTCGCCGTCCTGTTCAACAACGTGATCCGCAACCGCGCATCTAAGGGGTAG
- a CDS encoding sugar ABC transporter substrate-binding protein: MRVVKWVFVLAVMLVALVGCGQQGGQQEGQGGEGSEKGLVPREEINIEFVTHASPDPFWSVVQNGVNQAAEDMGVEVNYRELDSYDIPQLQRNLEAAIAAEPDGMVVSIPDPDALNDKIREATESGIPVVVINAGENDWRDVGALTYVGQTEYDAGVAAGERMAQAGVQSAICINHEQGNITLDQRCNGFEKGLGGQVKQVAVQPDPTAARNGIKTALRQNPDVDGLLTLNPGIADQALRALEESGRSGDVTFATFDLSPSVLRAVSRGEMLFATDQQQWLQGYLPIVLLTNYIQYGVRPVNTEIPTGPAFITKENAEQVIELSRQGIR; encoded by the coding sequence GTGAGGGTTGTGAAGTGGGTGTTTGTGTTAGCCGTTATGCTGGTGGCGTTGGTGGGGTGCGGTCAGCAGGGAGGTCAGCAAGAGGGGCAGGGTGGTGAGGGGAGCGAGAAGGGGCTAGTTCCAAGGGAGGAGATCAACATCGAGTTCGTTACCCACGCCTCGCCCGACCCGTTCTGGAGCGTGGTGCAGAACGGCGTGAACCAGGCCGCCGAGGACATGGGTGTGGAGGTCAACTACCGTGAGCTGGACTCCTACGACATACCCCAGCTGCAGAGGAACCTGGAGGCCGCCATCGCCGCCGAACCGGACGGCATGGTCGTCTCCATACCCGACCCGGACGCGCTCAACGACAAGATACGAGAGGCGACCGAGAGCGGGATCCCCGTCGTGGTCATAAACGCCGGCGAAAACGATTGGAGGGACGTCGGGGCGCTCACCTACGTAGGGCAGACGGAGTACGACGCCGGGGTCGCCGCTGGGGAGCGCATGGCTCAGGCCGGGGTGCAAAGCGCGATCTGCATAAACCACGAGCAGGGCAATATCACCCTGGACCAGCGCTGCAATGGCTTCGAGAAGGGGCTGGGAGGACAGGTGAAGCAGGTGGCCGTGCAGCCCGACCCGACCGCCGCGCGCAACGGCATCAAGACCGCGCTCCGACAGAATCCGGACGTCGATGGCCTGCTCACGCTGAACCCCGGCATCGCCGACCAAGCGCTCAGGGCACTTGAGGAGTCGGGCAGGAGCGGGGACGTCACCTTCGCCACCTTCGACCTCTCGCCCAGCGTTCTGCGGGCTGTCAGCAGGGGAGAGATGTTGTTCGCCACCGACCAGCAACAGTGGCTACAGGGGTATTTGCCGATTGTTCTTCTGACCAATTACATACAGTACGGGGTGAGGCCGGTGAACACGGAGATACCAACCGGTCCAGCATTTATCACTAAAGAAAACGCCGAGCAGGTCATCGAGCTGAGCAGGCAGGGCATACGTTAG
- a CDS encoding TIM barrel protein, whose product MNGSLRVAGAPISWGVIEIPDWGYQMPADRLLREAASIGLEAMEAGPEGFLPDDPGEVRAKLEEHGLRLVGGFVPVVLHEFDARQEGLDLVERRAKFFSAAGADTLVLAAIPVVGAFEQTVDLDEAGWRELFESLRRAEEVCRRHGLTLALHPHFGTLVETRDQLLRFLEGSETGLCLDTGHLVIGGSDPVEVAESAAERVVHVHLKDVDLGVARRLGARELDFRGACREEAFRPLGEGDVDVRRLLEALESAGYSGWYVLEQDILVEKEPEEGEGPVNDVRKSLEFLRSVVGGGKEER is encoded by the coding sequence GTGAACGGCAGCCTGCGCGTGGCGGGTGCTCCGATCTCCTGGGGGGTCATCGAGATCCCCGACTGGGGTTACCAGATGCCCGCAGACAGGCTGTTGCGGGAGGCAGCCTCCATCGGCCTGGAGGCGATGGAGGCGGGACCGGAGGGTTTCCTACCCGATGATCCGGGGGAGGTCAGGGCTAAGCTCGAGGAGCATGGCTTGCGCCTTGTGGGCGGTTTCGTCCCGGTCGTGCTGCACGAGTTCGATGCTCGCCAGGAGGGTCTGGACCTCGTGGAACGCAGGGCGAAGTTCTTCTCCGCCGCCGGGGCGGACACGCTTGTCCTTGCCGCCATTCCGGTTGTAGGGGCCTTTGAGCAGACCGTAGATCTCGACGAGGCGGGGTGGAGGGAGCTCTTCGAGAGCCTGAGGCGGGCGGAGGAGGTCTGCCGCCGCCACGGTCTTACGCTTGCCCTCCACCCTCACTTCGGGACCCTCGTGGAGACCAGAGACCAGCTCTTACGCTTTCTCGAGGGCTCTGAGACGGGGCTGTGTCTGGACACCGGACACCTCGTCATCGGGGGCAGCGACCCGGTGGAAGTCGCAGAGAGCGCGGCCGAGAGGGTTGTCCACGTCCACCTCAAGGACGTGGACCTTGGGGTCGCCCGGAGGCTCGGTGCCCGGGAACTGGACTTCAGAGGTGCGTGCCGGGAGGAGGCCTTCCGTCCCCTCGGCGAGGGAGACGTGGACGTGAGGCGGCTTCTGGAGGCGCTCGAAAGCGCCGGCTACTCTGGCTGGTACGTGCTCGAGCAGGACATTCTGGTGGAGAAAGAGCCAGAGGAGGGTGAGGGGCCTGTCAACGACGTGCGTAAGAGCTTAGAGTTCTTGAGGAGCGTTGTTGGCGGTGGAAAGGAGGAGCGGTGA
- a CDS encoding Gfo/Idh/MocA family oxidoreductase, translating into MRGDSERIAVGVVGTGGMGGMHAENLHFRVPGARLVAVADLDTRRAGGVAERSGAEVFEDGFDLIRSDRVEAVVIASPDPTHAPLVLECLKNEKPVLCEKPLADSADAARKVVEAEVELGRKLVQVGFMRRYDPQHVAVKEAVASGAVGAPVLFRGWHRNADIEPGITSEWVVINATIHDIDSARWFIEEEIEEVYVRGMNTAPKLGANVWDLQLIQFTTAGGRLGSIETNVVSGYGYEVGVEIVGERGTVQVPPLSGAIVRRGFAASQRIEDGWLARFHAAYVIEMQGWVGALLRGEAPAGPDAWDGYASLVVADACIASLRSGAPQKVETLEPPTLYRRDVEVTG; encoded by the coding sequence TTGCGCGGGGACTCGGAGCGGATCGCCGTAGGCGTTGTCGGAACCGGCGGCATGGGCGGCATGCATGCCGAGAACCTGCACTTCAGGGTTCCGGGGGCGAGGTTGGTCGCCGTCGCCGACCTCGACACCAGGCGTGCCGGCGGGGTGGCGGAGAGATCCGGGGCCGAGGTCTTCGAGGACGGCTTCGACCTGATCCGGAGCGACAGAGTAGAAGCGGTCGTGATAGCCTCCCCGGATCCCACACACGCGCCACTGGTGTTGGAGTGCTTGAAGAACGAAAAGCCGGTGCTCTGCGAGAAGCCGCTCGCGGACAGTGCCGATGCTGCCCGCAAGGTCGTCGAGGCCGAGGTCGAGCTGGGAAGGAAGCTGGTGCAGGTGGGCTTCATGCGCCGTTACGACCCGCAGCACGTGGCGGTCAAGGAGGCGGTGGCATCCGGAGCCGTCGGGGCGCCGGTGCTGTTCAGGGGCTGGCACCGTAACGCGGACATCGAGCCCGGCATAACGTCCGAGTGGGTGGTTATAAACGCTACAATACACGACATAGACTCGGCGAGGTGGTTTATAGAGGAGGAGATCGAGGAGGTCTACGTCCGGGGGATGAACACGGCGCCGAAGCTCGGCGCGAACGTGTGGGACTTGCAGCTGATCCAGTTCACCACCGCCGGAGGGCGCCTGGGGAGCATAGAGACGAACGTGGTCTCGGGATACGGCTATGAGGTGGGGGTGGAGATCGTCGGCGAGCGGGGCACAGTACAGGTTCCCCCTCTCTCTGGGGCGATCGTGCGCCGGGGGTTCGCGGCCTCGCAGCGCATAGAGGACGGCTGGCTCGCAAGGTTCCACGCCGCGTACGTGATCGAGATGCAGGGATGGGTCGGGGCTCTACTGCGCGGCGAGGCCCCTGCCGGTCCCGACGCCTGGGACGGATATGCCTCGCTCGTCGTCGCCGACGCCTGCATCGCCTCGCTGCGCTCGGGTGCTCCGCAGAAGGTGGAGACGCTCGAGCCGCCCACGCTCTACCGGAGGGATGTGGAGGTGACGGGGTGA
- a CDS encoding substrate-binding domain-containing protein, whose translation MNAKGISRRDFLKIGGAGAAGAALLGLAGCGQGGGQGEEEEGARGLVERGSIRIEMPTHMIPPDPNTAIMQNGAEQAARDMGVDVQFRGPDNFDIPEIQRIFEAAVAAEPDGIAATLPDADALGPIIRRAVDKGIPVVLFNAGLDHYKELGALTYYGQTEYEAGVEAGKRMSREGVDNLLVINHQQGQLTLETRYEGCRDGLGGTVKQIAVDGSDPTATRNGIETALRQNPDANGMITLGPGVAEQAMRAIKAAGRQDSVKLATFDISKPVLQAVQNGRILFAIDQQMFLQTYLSAVTLATYLLWRLSPVSAAPTGPSFVTEENAEEIIELAGRGIH comes from the coding sequence GTGAACGCAAAGGGCATCAGCAGGCGTGACTTCCTGAAGATCGGCGGGGCCGGGGCGGCCGGGGCGGCGTTGCTCGGGCTCGCCGGCTGCGGTCAGGGCGGCGGCCAGGGCGAGGAGGAAGAGGGAGCCCGGGGGCTCGTCGAGCGGGGCAGCATCCGCATCGAGATGCCGACGCATATGATACCTCCGGACCCCAACACCGCCATCATGCAGAACGGCGCCGAGCAGGCCGCGCGCGACATGGGCGTGGACGTGCAGTTTCGAGGGCCGGACAACTTCGATATCCCCGAGATACAGCGCATCTTCGAGGCGGCCGTCGCGGCGGAGCCGGATGGCATAGCGGCGACGCTGCCGGACGCCGACGCGCTCGGCCCGATCATCCGCAGGGCCGTCGACAAGGGCATTCCCGTGGTCCTCTTCAACGCGGGCCTGGATCACTACAAGGAACTGGGGGCTCTAACCTACTACGGTCAGACTGAATACGAGGCGGGCGTCGAGGCCGGCAAGCGGATGTCTCGGGAGGGGGTCGACAACCTGCTCGTCATCAACCACCAGCAGGGACAGCTCACCCTGGAGACGCGCTACGAAGGGTGCAGGGACGGCCTCGGCGGCACCGTCAAGCAGATCGCGGTGGATGGGTCCGACCCCACGGCCACGCGCAACGGCATCGAGACGGCGCTCCGGCAGAACCCCGACGCGAACGGCATGATCACGCTCGGTCCCGGCGTCGCGGAACAGGCCATGAGGGCCATAAAGGCGGCCGGTCGACAGGACTCGGTGAAGCTGGCGACCTTCGATATCTCCAAGCCCGTGCTGCAGGCGGTGCAGAACGGTCGGATCCTCTTCGCCATCGACCAGCAGATGTTCCTGCAGACCTATCTCTCCGCAGTGACCCTTGCCACCTACCTGCTTTGGAGGCTCTCTCCCGTCAGTGCAGCGCCCACCGGGCCGTCATTCGTTACAGAGGAGAACGCCGAGGAGATCATCGAGCTGGCCGGCAGGGGCATACACTAG
- a CDS encoding Gfo/Idh/MocA family protein gives MTERPDARSEVGVGLVGYGFMGRAHSNAYRQVARFFEVDPAPRMAALCGRNEPRVREAARRLGWEGYETSYERLLEREDVQLIDISSSGDTHREFAVAALEAGKHVLCEKPLANTLDEAREMVEAAREAGTVNMVCHNYRRAPAVQLAKRLVDEGRIGEIRHWRAVYLQDWLLDPRTPLTWRLRRETGGAGPPADLGSHLVDLAHFLVGPIAEVIGTAETFIKERPLEGTDEMGEVTVSDAAAFLARFENGAIGTFEVSPLVPGRKAHERFEINGSNGSLVFDLERMNELEVYFEDEGPRSAGFHRVLVTEPEHPYMEGWWPPGHIIGYEHTFVHTVKDLLEGVREGRSPAPSFEDGLRCQAVLDAVERSVEEREWVSPQFYKPGAG, from the coding sequence ATGACTGAGCGGCCCGACGCTAGGTCGGAGGTCGGGGTCGGCCTCGTGGGCTACGGTTTTATGGGCCGGGCCCACTCGAACGCCTACCGGCAGGTCGCACGCTTCTTCGAGGTGGACCCTGCTCCCCGGATGGCCGCCCTCTGCGGCAGGAACGAGCCGCGCGTGCGGGAGGCCGCGCGCAGGCTCGGCTGGGAGGGCTACGAGACGAGCTACGAGCGGCTGCTCGAGCGCGAGGATGTGCAGCTCATCGACATCTCCTCCTCCGGAGATACGCACCGGGAGTTTGCGGTGGCGGCGCTCGAGGCCGGGAAGCACGTCCTCTGCGAGAAGCCGCTCGCCAACACGCTCGATGAGGCCCGGGAGATGGTCGAGGCGGCCCGGGAGGCCGGCACGGTGAACATGGTCTGCCACAACTACCGGCGTGCCCCGGCGGTGCAGCTCGCGAAGAGGCTCGTGGACGAGGGGAGGATCGGCGAGATCCGGCACTGGCGCGCCGTCTACCTGCAGGACTGGCTCCTGGACCCCCGAACCCCCCTGACGTGGCGGCTGAGGAGGGAGACGGGGGGAGCGGGGCCGCCCGCGGATCTGGGCTCGCACCTCGTGGACCTCGCGCACTTCCTCGTCGGCCCCATAGCGGAGGTGATAGGCACCGCCGAGACGTTCATAAAGGAGCGCCCGCTCGAAGGGACGGATGAAATGGGCGAGGTGACGGTGAGCGACGCGGCGGCGTTTCTGGCCCGGTTCGAGAACGGGGCCATCGGGACGTTCGAGGTTTCGCCGCTGGTGCCGGGGCGCAAGGCGCACGAGCGCTTCGAGATCAACGGCTCGAACGGGAGCCTGGTCTTCGACCTCGAGAGGATGAACGAGCTGGAGGTGTATTTCGAGGACGAGGGGCCGCGGTCGGCCGGTTTTCACCGCGTTTTGGTGACCGAGCCCGAGCACCCGTACATGGAGGGCTGGTGGCCGCCGGGGCACATCATCGGCTACGAGCACACCTTCGTGCACACGGTGAAGGACCTGCTGGAGGGCGTGAGGGAGGGCAGGAGCCCCGCCCCGAGCTTCGAGGACGGGCTCCGCTGCCAGGCGGTGCTCGACGCCGTGGAGAGGAGCGTGGAGGAGCGCGAGTGGGTGAGCCCGCAATTCTACAAACCCGGTGCCGGGTAA
- a CDS encoding SDR family oxidoreductase — protein sequence MATNGDPRRFDGKVAVVTGGTQGLGESVALQLAERGAAGIVITGRNEERGRRVAAVLRKLGAEPLFVAANLADVDAPFRIIEAVDEAFGRVDVLANCAANPERDTIWDSTPEFFDRMFAVNVRAPYFLIQGAARIMRRENIQGTIVNVISISSHGGQPYISSYCASKGALATMTRNVAHALLPYRIRVNGLNPGWMATPGENETQRRFHGAREGWIEEAGKTRPFGRLILPEEAARAVLFLASGESGLMTGAVVDYDQQVIGAYD from the coding sequence ATGGCAACTAACGGAGATCCGCGCAGGTTCGACGGCAAGGTGGCCGTGGTGACCGGAGGGACCCAGGGGCTCGGCGAGAGCGTGGCGCTTCAGCTCGCCGAGCGGGGAGCAGCCGGGATCGTTATCACGGGACGCAACGAGGAGCGGGGGCGCAGGGTGGCTGCTGTTTTGCGGAAGCTGGGGGCGGAGCCGCTGTTCGTGGCCGCCAATCTCGCTGATGTAGACGCCCCGTTCAGGATTATCGAGGCGGTGGACGAGGCGTTCGGCAGGGTGGACGTGCTCGCCAACTGCGCCGCCAACCCGGAGCGGGACACCATCTGGGACAGCACACCGGAGTTCTTCGACCGCATGTTCGCCGTGAACGTGCGGGCGCCGTACTTCCTGATCCAGGGAGCTGCCAGGATCATGCGCCGGGAGAACATCCAGGGAACCATCGTGAACGTCATAAGCATCTCGAGCCACGGCGGCCAGCCGTACATCTCCAGCTACTGCGCCTCGAAGGGTGCTCTGGCGACGATGACGCGCAACGTGGCGCACGCGCTGCTGCCCTACCGGATACGGGTCAACGGCCTGAACCCGGGCTGGATGGCGACCCCCGGCGAGAACGAGACCCAGCGCAGGTTCCACGGTGCCCGGGAGGGCTGGATCGAAGAGGCCGGCAAGACCCGGCCGTTCGGACGCCTGATCTTGCCGGAGGAGGCCGCCCGCGCGGTCCTCTTCCTGGCCTCCGGGGAGTCGGGGCTGATGACCGGCGCCGTGGTGGACTACGACCAGCAGGTGATAGGGGCGTATGACTGA